One Campylobacter concisus DNA segment encodes these proteins:
- the ilvN gene encoding acetolactate synthase small subunit gives MRRTISVIVLNEHGVLARISGLFAGRGYNIDTLTVAPIPESNFSRLSIVTSGDERVLEQIVKQLHKLIPTYKVIESGEFVEKEMALVKIPLGENFAGLEAILKSYNGIVTNTNENYIVVMVADDASRIENFLKSIKKFNPVDVVRGGSVIMDI, from the coding sequence ATCAGAAGAACGATTTCGGTTATAGTTTTAAATGAACATGGCGTTTTGGCTAGAATTTCTGGGCTTTTTGCGGGCAGAGGCTACAATATCGACACGCTAACTGTCGCTCCGATACCTGAGAGCAACTTCTCAAGACTAAGTATAGTAACTAGTGGCGATGAGAGAGTTTTAGAGCAGATCGTAAAGCAGCTTCATAAGCTCATCCCAACGTATAAAGTCATAGAAAGTGGCGAATTTGTCGAAAAAGAGATGGCTCTTGTGAAAATCCCACTTGGTGAAAATTTTGCTGGTCTTGAGGCGATACTAAAGTCGTATAACGGTATCGTTACAAATACAAACGAAAACTACATCGTTGTCATGGTGGCTGACGATGCGAGTAGGATAGAGAACTTTTTAAAATCGATAAAGAAATTTAACCCAGTTGATGTCGTGCGCGGCGGATCTGTGATAATGGATATATGA
- a CDS encoding acetate kinase, with product MRILVLNSGSSSIKFQLFAMDTKTSLASGLVEQIGSSSSRAVLKANGETYEIKRFIKDHHDGLEAMNELFVTSHTLHDLSELDGIGHRIVHGGESFFSSMIVDESVIKKIEEISPLAPLHNPGHLAGIKNAMKESKNVPHVVVFDTVFHQSMPEYAYRYALPYDVCKTHHIRKYGFHGTSHRYVCKQAAKMLGIEFDKFNAISLHLGNGASACAVQNGKSIDTSMGLSPLEGLIMGTRSGDMDPAVVIYLLNIGVLKWNEIDNFLNKKSGLFGICGSSDMREVVAKMQNDERAKLAFEMFCYRVKKYIGSYYAILGRVDALIFTGGIGENAPNTRQKICDELKHLGIHINHDLNFQDMRGERCIDGDDAKIKTLIIPTNEELEIAIETARVIKESKAK from the coding sequence ATGAGAATTTTGGTTTTAAACTCGGGTAGTAGCTCAATAAAATTTCAACTTTTTGCAATGGATACCAAAACCAGTCTAGCAAGCGGTCTAGTCGAGCAAATCGGTAGCTCCAGCTCAAGAGCGGTACTAAAAGCAAATGGCGAAACCTATGAGATAAAACGCTTCATAAAAGACCACCATGACGGACTTGAGGCGATGAACGAGCTATTTGTTACATCACACACTCTACACGATCTAAGTGAGCTTGACGGCATCGGACACAGGATAGTACACGGCGGAGAAAGCTTTTTTAGCTCGATGATCGTTGATGAGAGCGTTATTAAAAAGATCGAGGAGATAAGCCCATTAGCACCACTTCATAACCCAGGGCATCTTGCTGGCATCAAAAATGCGATGAAAGAGAGCAAAAACGTACCTCACGTGGTCGTTTTTGACACGGTATTTCATCAAAGTATGCCAGAGTATGCCTACCGCTACGCCCTACCTTATGACGTTTGCAAGACCCATCACATCAGAAAATACGGCTTTCACGGCACATCACATAGATATGTTTGCAAGCAAGCGGCCAAAATGCTTGGTATAGAATTTGATAAATTTAATGCCATCTCACTTCATCTAGGAAATGGCGCCTCAGCCTGTGCGGTACAAAATGGCAAAAGTATCGACACCTCGATGGGGCTTAGCCCACTTGAAGGGCTCATAATGGGTACAAGAAGCGGCGATATGGACCCAGCTGTGGTCATTTACCTGCTAAATATCGGCGTTTTAAAGTGGAACGAGATAGATAACTTTTTAAACAAAAAAAGCGGACTTTTTGGAATTTGTGGCTCAAGCGACATGAGAGAGGTTGTGGCCAAAATGCAAAACGATGAGCGAGCAAAGCTTGCTTTTGAGATGTTTTGCTACCGAGTAAAAAAATATATTGGCTCATATTACGCCATTTTAGGACGCGTTGATGCACTTATATTTACCGGTGGTATTGGCGAAAATGCACCAAATACAAGGCAAAAAATTTGTGATGAATTAAAACATCTTGGCATTCACATAAATCACGATCTAAATTTCCAAGACATGCGAGGCGAGAGATGCATAGATGGGGATGACGCTAAGATAAAAACACTCATCATCCCAACAAATGAAGAGCTAGAAATCGCGATAGAAACGGCTAGAGTAATAAAAGAGAGCAAAGCCAAATAA
- a CDS encoding acetolactate synthase large subunit, with product MKQISGSQMISEALHEEGVEIVFGYPGGAALNIYDETYKQTYFKHVLVRHEQAAVHAADGYARVSGKVGVAFVTSGPGFTNAVTGLATAYSDSIPIVLISGQVPTFMIGTDAFQEIDAVGISRPCVKHNFLVNSVEELPRIIKEAFYIARSGRPGPVHIDIPKNITSKLGDFVYPKEISIPSYKPTYKGNQKQIKKAAVAINEAKRPLLYIGGGAIASGASDIIRKFMKKTGIPAVETLMALGVLDAKDELNLGMAGMHGSYASNMALSECDLLISLGARFCDRITGRTDEFAKHAKIIHIDIDPSSISKIINAHYPIVGDLTNVLTELYDEVKGEPKNYASWREILDRYSKLNPLGYTDSDKVLKPQWVIEETAKIAGADAIISTDVGQHQMWVAQFYSFNRARQLVTSGGLGTMGFGLPAAIGAKCAKPDNLVINFTGDGSILMNIQELMTAHEINMPVINIILNNNFLGMVRQWQTFFYEKRYSSTDLSLQPDFVKIAEGFGGVGFVCKSKDEFRKALKEAIDSKKSAMIDVRIDRFEDVLPMVPAGAAIYNMILKSKEEK from the coding sequence ATAAAACAGATTTCTGGTTCACAGATGATAAGCGAGGCCTTGCACGAAGAGGGCGTTGAGATAGTTTTTGGCTATCCTGGCGGTGCAGCTTTAAATATCTATGACGAAACATACAAGCAGACTTATTTCAAACACGTCTTGGTTCGCCACGAGCAAGCAGCCGTTCACGCGGCCGATGGATACGCTAGGGTTAGTGGTAAAGTTGGCGTTGCTTTTGTGACTAGTGGCCCTGGCTTTACAAATGCTGTCACTGGCCTTGCAACAGCTTATAGCGACAGTATTCCGATCGTGCTTATAAGCGGTCAAGTACCAACATTTATGATCGGTACAGATGCTTTTCAAGAGATCGATGCGGTCGGCATTTCACGCCCATGCGTCAAGCACAATTTTTTAGTAAATAGCGTGGAGGAGCTGCCTCGCATTATAAAAGAGGCCTTTTATATTGCAAGATCAGGCCGCCCAGGACCAGTTCATATCGACATTCCAAAAAATATTACATCAAAGCTTGGTGATTTTGTATATCCAAAAGAAATTTCTATTCCAAGTTACAAGCCAACTTATAAAGGCAACCAAAAGCAGATAAAAAAAGCAGCAGTTGCGATAAATGAAGCAAAAAGACCGCTTCTATACATCGGTGGCGGTGCGATCGCATCTGGAGCTAGCGATATCATCCGTAAATTTATGAAAAAAACTGGCATTCCAGCGGTTGAGACACTGATGGCTCTTGGTGTGCTTGACGCAAAAGATGAGCTAAATTTAGGCATGGCTGGTATGCATGGTAGCTACGCTTCAAACATGGCTTTAAGCGAGTGTGATCTTTTGATCTCACTTGGAGCTAGATTTTGCGATAGGATCACTGGCAGAACGGATGAGTTTGCCAAACATGCAAAGATAATTCACATTGATATTGATCCAAGCTCTATTTCAAAGATCATAAACGCTCACTATCCAATCGTTGGCGATCTTACAAACGTGTTAACTGAACTTTATGATGAGGTAAAGGGTGAGCCTAAAAACTATGCGTCTTGGAGAGAAATTTTAGATAGATATTCTAAACTAAATCCACTTGGCTATACAGATAGCGACAAGGTCTTAAAGCCACAATGGGTCATCGAAGAGACCGCAAAGATAGCAGGAGCTGATGCGATAATCTCAACAGACGTCGGACAGCACCAAATGTGGGTGGCGCAGTTTTATTCGTTTAACCGAGCAAGACAGCTTGTCACAAGTGGTGGACTTGGCACAATGGGATTTGGCCTCCCTGCAGCGATTGGTGCAAAATGTGCAAAACCAGACAATCTTGTTATAAATTTTACAGGCGATGGCTCAATACTTATGAATATCCAAGAGTTAATGACCGCTCATGAGATAAATATGCCCGTTATAAACATCATTTTAAACAACAACTTCTTAGGCATGGTTCGTCAGTGGCAGACATTTTTTTATGAAAAACGCTACTCATCGACTGATCTTAGCTTGCAGCCTGATTTTGTAAAGATTGCTGAAGGATTTGGCGGAGTTGGCTTTGTTTGCAAGAGCAAGGATGAGTTTAGAAAGGCTTTAAAAGAAGCGATCGATAGCAAAAAATCAGCGATGATCGACGTTAGGATCGACCGCTTTGAGGATGTGCTTCCTATGGTTCCAGCTGGAGCTGCGATTTATAATATGATATTAAAGAGCAAGGAAGAAAAATGA
- the pta gene encoding phosphate acetyltransferase: protein MKSCYVFTDKNLAHLQEIIATKFKKVEIFKIIPDENDKNNLINSNEKEFFLKFIDKFDEVKAKSDFVIVLGCESFNVFGKSELNLKLARNLNTPVFDEHVSELKALNPNSKLLISDNIDEILNYQAQIVTPFKFQSLLLKRAKVANKTVVLPESDDERILKAAHIVLEKDAANIILLGLESEISKKAAALGLNLSKAKVINPAQSELTDEFAKKIYELRKHKSVDEAKANALAKDKIYFATMLIHEGLADALVSGATMSTADTIRPALQIIKTKPNVSVVSGAFFMALEEEILLFADCAVTPNPSADELASITLSSAQTASTFGLSPKIAMLSYSTADSGSGPDVEFIKEAAKKALELDTNLKIAAPIQFDAAIEPSVASKKMPKSDVAGQANVFIFPNLNCGNICYKAVQRSANALAVGPILQGLKKPVNDLSRGCLVEDVVNTILISAIQAGE, encoded by the coding sequence ATGAAAAGTTGTTACGTTTTTACAGACAAAAATTTAGCACATCTGCAAGAAATTATAGCTACAAAATTCAAAAAAGTTGAGATTTTCAAAATAATCCCAGATGAAAACGATAAAAATAACTTAATAAACTCAAATGAAAAAGAGTTTTTTCTCAAATTTATAGACAAATTTGATGAGGTAAAAGCCAAAAGCGACTTTGTTATAGTTCTTGGCTGTGAGAGCTTTAATGTCTTTGGCAAAAGCGAGCTAAATTTAAAGCTAGCAAGAAATTTGAACACTCCAGTGTTTGACGAACATGTAAGTGAACTAAAAGCACTAAATCCAAACTCAAAGCTTCTCATTAGTGATAATATTGATGAAATTTTAAACTATCAAGCCCAGATCGTCACTCCTTTTAAATTTCAAAGCCTGCTTCTAAAAAGAGCTAAAGTTGCAAACAAAACCGTTGTTTTACCAGAGAGTGACGATGAGAGAATTTTAAAAGCAGCTCACATCGTACTAGAAAAAGATGCAGCAAATATCATCTTACTAGGACTTGAGAGCGAAATTTCAAAAAAAGCAGCTGCCTTGGGGCTAAATTTGAGCAAAGCCAAAGTGATCAACCCAGCACAAAGCGAGCTGACAGATGAATTTGCAAAGAAAATTTATGAGCTTAGAAAGCATAAAAGCGTTGATGAAGCCAAGGCAAATGCGCTTGCAAAAGATAAAATTTACTTTGCCACTATGCTAATTCATGAAGGCTTGGCAGACGCACTAGTAAGTGGCGCTACGATGAGCACAGCTGATACGATCCGTCCAGCTTTACAGATCATAAAAACAAAGCCAAATGTAAGTGTGGTAAGCGGGGCATTTTTCATGGCACTTGAAGAAGAAATTTTACTCTTTGCAGACTGTGCTGTCACGCCAAATCCAAGCGCAGATGAGCTTGCTAGCATCACGCTAAGTAGCGCTCAAACGGCAAGTACATTTGGTCTTAGTCCAAAGATCGCTATGCTAAGCTACTCCACAGCTGATAGCGGAAGTGGGCCTGATGTGGAATTTATAAAAGAAGCTGCTAAAAAAGCACTTGAGCTTGACACAAATTTAAAAATTGCAGCACCTATTCAGTTTGATGCAGCTATCGAGCCAAGTGTCGCTAGCAAAAAGATGCCAAAATCCGATGTCGCAGGGCAGGCAAATGTATTTATCTTTCCAAATTTAAACTGCGGGAACATCTGCTATAAAGCAGTTCAGCGAAGCGCAAACGCTCTAGCAGTGGGTCCGATACTTCAAGGGCTAAAAAAGCCGGTTAATGACCTAAGCCGCGGTTGCCTTGTCGAAGACGTGGTAAATACTATCCTAATCAGCGCTATACAAGCAGGAGAATAA
- the flgH gene encoding flagellar basal body L-ring protein FlgH has translation MNHKTIWLVLSAGIICTGCTPSADPHINMKPPVYVEQLPSKDSGTGQSNAGSLFGKGENPLFSDRKAMNVNDIVTIVISENASQTSTGSKSTNKDSTISLGGGVFTAGAAPLSTVADNLNKYGDIGFKAGGGNKFTGSGTSNRSEKFTATISARIIKILNNGNYFIEGSRELLINGEKQIMQVSGVIRPYDISQNNEIDSKYIADAKILYKTEGELDKSTKKPWGTRLMEAIWPF, from the coding sequence ATGAACCATAAAACGATTTGGCTCGTCTTATCTGCGGGCATTATTTGCACTGGCTGCACACCAAGCGCTGATCCTCATATCAATATGAAACCCCCAGTTTATGTCGAGCAACTCCCTTCAAAAGATAGTGGAACCGGACAAAGCAACGCTGGCAGCCTCTTTGGTAAGGGCGAGAATCCACTATTTTCAGATAGAAAGGCGATGAATGTAAATGATATCGTGACTATCGTTATCTCAGAAAATGCAAGCCAAACTTCAACTGGTAGCAAAAGTACCAACAAAGATAGCACCATCTCGCTTGGTGGCGGTGTTTTCACAGCTGGGGCTGCACCGCTTTCAACTGTGGCTGATAATCTAAACAAATACGGCGATATCGGCTTTAAAGCAGGTGGTGGCAATAAATTTACAGGAAGTGGCACGAGCAATAGAAGCGAGAAATTTACCGCAACCATTTCAGCTAGGATCATAAAAATACTAAATAACGGCAATTACTTCATAGAAGGTAGCCGCGAGCTACTTATAAATGGCGAAAAGCAGATCATGCAAGTAAGTGGTGTCATCAGACCTTACGACATCTCACAAAATAACGAAATCGACTCAAAATATATAGCTGACGCTAAAATTTTGTATAAAACTGAGGGCGAGCTAGACAAATCTACCAAAAAACCTTGGGGCACAAGACTTATGGAGGCTATCTGGCCATTTTAA
- the lpxD gene encoding UDP-3-O-(3-hydroxymyristoyl)glucosamine N-acyltransferase translates to MKLSEIALKVNATFSGEDIEIFALNSLKNANKAELTYCDGEKNAKFISMSNAGAILVTKSLLDLVPAGMVALVCDNPHLAFALLSRDYAKPLFCEPKPSNIAKSAKMMPNVYIGSNVSVGENTVVMAGAFLGDNVTIGKNCIIHPNVVIYNDCVIGNECHLLANCVIGSDGFGYAHTKTGEHVKIYHNGNVVLGDFVEIGACTTIDRGVFESTMIANYTKIDNLVQIGHNCELGNGCLIVSQTGLAGSTVLGRNVVMGGQSGSAGHVKVGDFAQIAARGGVSKDLPGGKKYAGAYPIMELSDQFKLQAKILRFFKKN, encoded by the coding sequence ATGAAACTAAGTGAAATAGCTTTAAAAGTAAACGCTACTTTTAGCGGAGAAGATATAGAAATTTTTGCCTTAAATTCTTTAAAAAATGCAAATAAAGCTGAGCTAACATATTGTGACGGCGAGAAAAATGCAAAATTTATAAGTATGTCAAACGCTGGAGCCATATTGGTAACAAAATCACTTTTGGACCTAGTGCCAGCTGGCATGGTAGCGCTTGTGTGTGATAACCCGCACCTTGCATTTGCCTTGCTTAGTAGAGATTATGCTAAGCCGCTTTTTTGCGAGCCTAAGCCATCAAATATCGCCAAGAGTGCAAAGATGATGCCAAATGTCTACATAGGCTCAAATGTGAGTGTGGGCGAAAATACGGTAGTAATGGCTGGAGCATTTTTGGGCGATAATGTGACTATCGGCAAAAACTGCATCATCCACCCAAATGTCGTCATTTATAACGACTGCGTCATCGGTAACGAGTGTCATCTGCTAGCAAACTGCGTCATCGGCAGCGACGGCTTTGGCTATGCGCATACAAAAACTGGCGAGCATGTAAAAATTTATCACAATGGCAATGTAGTTTTAGGTGATTTTGTTGAGATCGGCGCTTGCACGACGATAGATCGTGGCGTTTTTGAAAGCACAATGATCGCAAACTACACAAAGATAGATAATCTCGTTCAAATAGGTCATAACTGCGAGCTTGGAAATGGCTGCCTAATCGTCTCACAAACTGGCCTTGCTGGCTCAACAGTGCTAGGCAGAAACGTTGTAATGGGCGGACAAAGCGGCTCAGCTGGTCATGTAAAAGTGGGTGACTTTGCGCAGATCGCTGCACGTGGAGGCGTTAGCAAAGATCTGCCTGGTGGCAAAAAATACGCTGGAGCCTATCCGATAATGGAGCTTTCAGATCAGTTTAAACTCCAAGCAAAAATTTTGAGATTTTTTAAGAAAAATTGA